The following proteins are encoded in a genomic region of Alphaproteobacteria bacterium:
- a CDS encoding DEAD/DEAH box helicase gives MFDDLLKYEDPEKAIQNALSQIHREGPTNATLFEKLAHLKKDHPQKFKQYESKLMSLMGLFYKTEAPKSIIEKVYAIYAEAIEEDTGEKFTPIQASAYKHIRTKKYFSFSSPTSSGKSHLFRALIQKTRGDVVIVVPSRALIAEYYFEVIRLVDPSVLVLQFIDSINTEKTKRRVFIITPERGGELFKRIHEFNIELFLLDEAQISEEPVRGLKFDSFIRRIDKVLPKAKKVFAHPFVKNPEAQLIKHGFDKDSASEHYNHHAVGKIFVAFGNNKFEYFSPNVDSKNSLLPGDFVEETIKNNGTLLIYISKSRIYKGGHIDGFSKYIDLCPTIEDPAAKALINKLREYVGVKKDDEEKHSLMLDMMEKGIVIHHGSVPLKARLLIEEFIRSKHARICFATSTLNQGINMPFDIVWIDNFTKMDALTLKNLVGRAGRSTKEIDTFNYGYTIVKKSNVSTFSKRFKETFGLKDMSLLDDDDENIDEDSKDIVEAIKKDSFDDTLHLTQTQIARLSTGAIDEDIKFILDNLLHGESPLTGNAYAELGVVRNKIKDAFKKIYIQHLRRPDLFPGEKSVLSAAIPIMLWRIQGKSFSEIISLRYGFLTDKKTRDGLLKMFVSGEITAEKLVEGIKEIPIRFSQIASPLPNKQIGVISLFPRNASAVGISYDTLIFDTYDYLDKVIALSITDPICAALEIFYQKTNDQRAAILQKYIRYGTKDDVEIWLLRYGFTFEDIEWLKEHVTQIDSAKIVFKESIKTLDIHKLELIERYL, from the coding sequence ATGTTTGACGATCTATTGAAATATGAGGATCCTGAAAAGGCTATACAGAATGCTCTTAGCCAGATTCACAGAGAGGGTCCTACCAATGCAACCCTGTTTGAGAAACTAGCCCACCTCAAAAAAGATCATCCGCAGAAATTTAAACAATACGAAAGCAAACTTATGAGTTTAATGGGCCTATTTTACAAAACAGAGGCACCCAAAAGTATTATAGAGAAAGTCTATGCCATCTACGCAGAGGCGATTGAAGAAGATACGGGAGAGAAATTTACCCCCATTCAAGCTAGTGCGTATAAACATATAAGGACTAAAAAGTATTTTTCATTCTCGTCACCAACGAGTTCTGGTAAATCACATCTTTTTAGAGCGCTGATACAAAAAACAAGAGGCGATGTAGTAATTGTTGTGCCGTCGCGAGCATTAATTGCGGAGTACTACTTTGAGGTTATCCGATTAGTAGACCCATCTGTTCTAGTCCTGCAATTTATCGATAGCATTAATACAGAAAAAACAAAGAGACGAGTTTTCATTATTACCCCTGAAAGAGGCGGAGAACTGTTTAAAAGAATACATGAGTTTAATATAGAATTATTTTTGTTAGATGAGGCGCAAATATCAGAAGAGCCTGTCAGAGGATTAAAGTTTGATTCATTCATTAGAAGAATAGATAAAGTATTGCCAAAAGCAAAAAAGGTATTTGCCCACCCCTTCGTTAAAAACCCTGAGGCACAATTGATTAAACATGGTTTCGATAAGGATTCAGCTTCTGAACACTACAATCATCATGCTGTCGGAAAAATATTTGTGGCCTTCGGCAATAACAAGTTTGAATATTTTTCTCCGAACGTTGATAGCAAGAATTCCCTTCTTCCTGGAGACTTCGTAGAGGAAACCATCAAAAACAATGGAACACTCTTAATATACATTTCGAAATCCAGAATTTACAAAGGGGGACACATTGACGGATTTTCTAAATACATAGATTTATGTCCCACAATAGAAGATCCAGCGGCAAAAGCGCTGATAAATAAACTCAGAGAGTATGTAGGAGTCAAAAAGGATGACGAAGAAAAGCATTCCTTAATGCTCGATATGATGGAAAAAGGCATTGTGATACATCATGGCTCCGTTCCACTTAAGGCCCGGTTATTAATTGAGGAATTTATCAGGTCTAAACACGCAAGAATCTGCTTTGCCACTTCAACACTTAATCAGGGGATTAATATGCCTTTTGACATAGTGTGGATTGATAATTTTACAAAAATGGATGCCCTCACATTAAAAAACTTGGTGGGCAGAGCGGGGCGCAGCACCAAAGAAATTGACACATTCAATTATGGGTACACCATCGTTAAAAAGAGCAATGTTTCTACGTTCTCCAAAAGATTTAAAGAAACTTTTGGCTTAAAAGATATGTCTCTGTTGGACGACGACGATGAAAATATAGATGAAGATTCTAAAGATATAGTCGAAGCGATTAAAAAAGATTCATTTGATGACACCCTACATCTAACTCAGACCCAGATTGCTCGCTTATCGACAGGCGCTATCGACGAGGACATAAAATTTATTCTTGATAATTTGCTACACGGCGAAAGTCCTTTAACGGGTAACGCATACGCCGAACTGGGTGTGGTGCGAAACAAAATTAAAGATGCTTTTAAAAAAATCTACATACAGCATTTGAGACGGCCCGATTTATTTCCAGGCGAGAAAAGTGTTTTAAGCGCGGCAATCCCAATAATGCTTTGGCGTATTCAAGGAAAATCTTTTAGTGAAATAATATCGCTACGTTATGGGTTCCTAACTGACAAGAAGACACGCGACGGACTATTGAAGATGTTTGTTTCTGGAGAAATTACTGCTGAAAAACTTGTGGAAGGCATAAAGGAAATCCCTATACGCTTCAGCCAGATCGCGTCACCTCTTCCAAATAAACAGATAGGCGTCATATCTCTCTTTCCCAGAAATGCGTCGGCAGTAGGAATTAGCTATGACACCCTAATTTTTGATACGTACGATTATCTCGATAAAGTAATCGCCTTGTCTATAACCGATCCGATTTGTGCTGCCTTGGAAATATTTTATCAAAAAACAAACGATCAAAGAGCAGCCATTTTGCAAAAATATATAAGATATGGAACTAAAGATGATGTCGAGATTTGGTTATTACGATATGGATTCACCTTTGAAGACATTGAATGGCTAAAAGAGCACGTGACTCAAATAGATAGCGCAAAAATAGTTTTTAAGGAGTCCATCAAAACGTTGGACATCCACAAGCTAGAATTAATTGAAAGATATTTATAA
- a CDS encoding DUF5710 domain-containing protein: MPRVDLDVPFAEKDQAKKLGAKWDAIHKVWFVPDGTEAAPFQKWLPMAETDMPEAVVFRQNAEGDMSARIDDLEVGFYHDDGCYVVIWGTETGVPCQYADSVCPEDKDRTWKHCSIADNCPHELTEPIEESSTVMLDEGSRLELEAKIRDMFGKNHDGIGHRQNWPQPAALIFSARPWKFMMDAD; the protein is encoded by the coding sequence ATGCCGCGTGTCGATTTAGACGTACCCTTTGCCGAAAAGGATCAGGCCAAAAAGCTTGGCGCAAAATGGGATGCCATTCATAAAGTTTGGTTTGTGCCTGACGGCACAGAGGCCGCTCCGTTTCAAAAATGGCTGCCGATGGCGGAAACAGACATGCCGGAAGCCGTTGTCTTCAGGCAAAATGCCGAAGGAGATATGTCGGCACGCATTGATGATCTGGAAGTGGGTTTTTATCACGATGATGGCTGCTATGTTGTCATATGGGGCACGGAAACCGGGGTTCCTTGCCAATATGCCGATTCAGTCTGTCCCGAGGATAAAGACCGAACCTGGAAACATTGCTCCATAGCCGATAACTGTCCGCATGAATTGACTGAGCCGATAGAAGAAAGCAGCACGGTCATGCTGGATGAAGGCAGTCGCCTTGAACTTGAAGCCAAAATTCGTGATATGTTCGGAAAAAACCACGACGGCATCGGCCACCGGCAGAATTGGCCGCAACCGGCTGCATTAATCTTTTCCGCCAGACCATGGAAGTTTATGATGGATGCAGATTGA
- a CDS encoding relaxase/mobilization nuclease domain-containing protein gives MICKGHTHSSGKRLARYLMQEPGVLVYQLRGFAADNIYDALASIDLMGKATRSKRPILHAMMRLRPGESITPKKWEHCTDRAEGVLDLAGHARGIVMHSTPDGGLHIHVFWNRIDEQTMKVKKEGLSRRKLRRLARQLEWELGFSPVPDQRPQEKGPAPVRWEVEQAKRLGLDVEAFRARIGGLLDDAADGRAFAMGLADHGLILARGDRAAFVMLDRKGNVNGLARLLNMKPDELDRRLRDIDHARLAGVEDVRKALKIQKAEIAAQKRGELAKLVIVLPAAAEKAAPEAAAEEQTTPEQRKPAEVRKELAREKKALLDRKRGIRAAWKREQKAICRNNRAVIRDAWAATNSGKSFVQLLAAGGMTLARGRRNSYAVTDAQGVKHPLTKLLRFAASEIHGWLKDFTRMPASAPKGKKASTIQAEFRQQQAALCKHDRAAIRQAWRESKTAAAFTQMLAARDMILKHGPRDSYAVMDVQGVKHALPKLLHVQAAEVRKKLKKFDSS, from the coding sequence ATGATCTGCAAAGGTCATACCCATTCCAGCGGCAAACGCCTCGCCCGATACCTGATGCAAGAACCGGGGGTGCTGGTCTACCAGTTGCGGGGCTTCGCCGCCGATAACATATACGATGCGCTTGCCAGCATCGACCTCATGGGGAAGGCGACGCGAAGCAAGCGGCCCATCCTTCATGCGATGATGCGGCTGCGGCCCGGTGAGTCCATAACACCCAAGAAATGGGAACACTGCACCGACCGGGCCGAGGGCGTGCTCGATCTCGCTGGCCATGCGCGGGGGATCGTGATGCACTCCACTCCCGACGGCGGCTTGCATATCCATGTTTTCTGGAACCGCATCGACGAACAGACGATGAAGGTCAAGAAAGAGGGGCTTAGCCGCCGCAAGCTGCGGCGATTGGCGCGGCAGCTGGAATGGGAACTTGGGTTTTCGCCGGTGCCTGACCAGCGCCCGCAAGAAAAAGGCCCCGCCCCGGTACGATGGGAAGTGGAGCAGGCGAAGCGTCTCGGCCTGGACGTGGAAGCGTTCCGGGCCAGGATCGGCGGTCTTTTGGATGACGCCGCCGATGGACGGGCCTTTGCGATGGGGCTTGCGGATCATGGGCTGATCCTGGCGCGGGGCGACCGCGCGGCATTCGTGATGCTGGATCGCAAAGGCAATGTTAATGGGCTAGCTCGGCTCTTGAACATGAAGCCGGACGAGCTTGACCGGCGGCTACGCGACATCGACCATGCAAGGCTTGCCGGTGTCGAGGATGTGCGTAAGGCGCTGAAAATCCAGAAAGCCGAGATTGCCGCGCAGAAGCGTGGAGAACTGGCGAAGCTAGTAATCGTTCTGCCTGCGGCGGCGGAGAAAGCAGCACCGGAGGCGGCGGCAGAGGAACAAACAACGCCGGAACAGCGCAAACCCGCTGAAGTCCGCAAAGAACTGGCGCGGGAGAAGAAAGCACTTCTCGACCGCAAACGTGGCATCCGTGCCGCATGGAAGCGGGAACAGAAAGCCATTTGCCGGAACAACCGCGCGGTGATCCGCGACGCGTGGGCGGCGACGAACTCCGGCAAGTCGTTCGTTCAGCTTTTGGCGGCGGGAGGCATGACGCTGGCACGCGGACGCCGAAATTCCTACGCCGTCACCGACGCGCAGGGCGTAAAACATCCGCTGACCAAACTTCTCCGCTTCGCGGCGTCGGAGATTCACGGATGGCTGAAGGACTTCACGCGCATGCCCGCATCCGCGCCGAAAGGCAAAAAGGCATCCACCATCCAGGCCGAATTCCGGCAGCAGCAAGCGGCGCTATGCAAGCATGACCGCGCCGCGATACGCCAGGCGTGGCGCGAATCCAAAACCGCCGCCGCCTTCACGCAAATGCTTGCCGCGCGTGACATGATCCTCAAGCACGGGCCGCGCGATTCTTATGCCGTCATGGACGTGCAGGGCGTCAAGCATGCGTTGCCCAAACTGCTGCACGTACAAGCGGCGGAAGTTCGCAAGAAGCTGAAGAAATTCGATTCCAGCTAA
- a CDS encoding DUF4279 domain-containing protein, translated as MKPLSRFQVSFWIGHPSVDPEEISAALELQPFGMARAGEPRKTPKGNPVPGVNKLTTWRHHLLITTGTRLPDALSQFNKTLSGKAEYLRGLVNTGGTLEYFIGAFMEDNRIEELSWQLLKECADLQISLTLDMYPQEQAME; from the coding sequence ATGAAACCACTCTCCCGCTTCCAAGTGTCTTTCTGGATTGGACATCCCAGTGTTGATCCAGAGGAAATTTCTGCGGCTTTAGAGTTGCAGCCCTTTGGCATGGCGCGAGCGGGAGAGCCAAGAAAGACCCCAAAAGGTAATCCGGTGCCAGGGGTTAATAAACTGACGACTTGGAGACATCACTTGCTTATTACGACAGGAACTCGTCTTCCAGATGCTCTCAGTCAGTTCAATAAAACTCTTAGCGGAAAGGCTGAATATCTTCGTGGGCTTGTTAACACCGGCGGTACGCTTGAGTACTTTATTGGTGCGTTCATGGAGGATAATCGTATTGAGGAACTGTCTTGGCAGTTGCTGAAGGAATGTGCTGACCTTCAGATTAGCTTGACGCTTGATATGTATCCGCAGGAACAGGCCATGGAATAG
- a CDS encoding RHS repeat-associated core domain-containing protein — translation MKKITTRSWVGRALALLLMACVGIAGVLSACMSGGDAKKLAATAGPVKAGLTEPYGKKIVAGLEEPLVATRPPTTRETEEIDVAIEDFRQSSAQPSVDVTESHAPLIAYAEAHPHTAWSAAVQTNLGLAYYRGGYFSRAFTAWTAAWQEGRAATQPQAKALIDRAVGELARMHARVGHEEELKALLTDIGDRPISGSATEMITGAREGAAQMHNKPGEAFLCGSKALVNLLMSRKADLNKIGFIGEVKSGPHGFSFDQVAALADKAELSYRLVHREPGQEIPVPSVVNWKVKHYAAIVSEDNGRFHVKDPTFGGDLLISRNAIDAESSGYFLVPTDAVQDRKWRTVDIVSPEARQVYGMGYTSSSQSGTTVPYGTKINADSGVSAEAPTAAPKCTHGMCGANAHSMAVSLNLTDTPIGYQPQKGPGVFVSLTYNQREDSQPATFGFFNVGPKWTMNTLSYIEDDPTSAGSSVSRYVAGGGSVNYFGYVGSYVPITYSSTTGLFTPEETTQAVLKRVPATGTLTQYELNFPGGGQHIYAAVDGATTSPRRVFLTQIQDAWGNALTFTYDGQLRLTTITDATGRDTTFSYGATDPLLVTGVEDPFGRTVALAYDGSGRLDSITDVIGITSSFSYDGGGLVDAMTTPYGTSSFVFGTNTDPYGNPTTRYLEITDPMNFTERLEYRHEAPGIASRDDEAIIPESAAYPFPSFYYFFYSNNFYTNHERNSYFWDKHVYPTYGTGGGKDYTKALRMHWLHNTSGQTAPIVETVKYPLENPVWFNYLDGYIRATGSIDKPASVARVLDDGTTHLIATDYNVIGKPLTVTDPLGRTLKFTHAVGGVDTTKVERQVSSTPTWVTLAQFGSYTNHQPGTYTDAAGEVTNYAYNADGQLIYSTDALNQTTFREYDGYGRLTRVTVPYAVAFGSVTYGTTNALAATKESYSYDAYDRIGTLTDSEGRAETYSYNALDMLTQVTYPDSTTDIYTYDSTRKLNLNSHTDRLGRTTSYTYDNNQRLLSVTEPITSAPLSRTTSYTYYDNGALHTLTDANGNVTTWDIDVQSRPTVKTFPDSTTETYAYENTTSRLKSVTDALGQIKTYTYNTADELTGIGYTNEVNSTPDVTFAYDTWYPRRTSMVDGIGTTAWSYIAVGTDGALQLQTENGPFASNDSITYTYDALGRESTRTISGGNESLTYDTLGRVATHVNSLGTFTYGYNGSTSQMTTRTLNGTSIGTTWAYDTNTNDRRLTSITNANGLSGTSKPRNYAYTWSGGNPYNVTSVAESNGPWSSQTWSYSYDLSDRLTAATTGSPTSWNFAYTRDKLDNITSLTRSAGSAGGGWTKSANNVNQLTGAGTPTYDAAGEVTDDYKLYRQSWDAEHRMIKAEYKTSWGATTYTSQKTEFKYDGLGRRTVETEYDNTGAFSYEWHFAWCGDEICQVRWSWSEIVARRYFPEGQYALDTGKKHVHMPDMLGSVRDIVNVSTSAVDFSIDHGPDGETIRTNGSVWPDHHFAGMFQAGPYNAIMTRYRILDPFYLTWQSRDPIGEAGGINLYAYTGGNPIMRVDRDGRFFFLVLLGYSVEAALADLAVVGGMGWATHQLEIRHFHTQCLAIVENRRLRSLRWSKSRRVAPLAQNR, via the coding sequence ATGAAAAAGATAACGACGAGAAGTTGGGTAGGGCGGGCGCTGGCCCTGTTGCTGATGGCGTGCGTCGGCATCGCTGGTGTTTTGAGTGCTTGCATGAGTGGCGGCGACGCGAAAAAGCTAGCCGCGACTGCTGGCCCTGTGAAGGCTGGGCTTACCGAGCCTTACGGGAAGAAAATCGTTGCGGGTCTCGAAGAGCCGCTTGTGGCGACGAGACCGCCGACGACGCGGGAGACGGAAGAGATTGACGTGGCCATTGAGGACTTTCGTCAGTCGTCTGCGCAGCCGTCCGTTGACGTGACGGAAAGCCATGCGCCGTTGATTGCCTATGCGGAGGCTCATCCGCATACGGCTTGGAGTGCGGCGGTGCAGACTAATCTGGGCCTGGCCTATTATCGAGGAGGGTATTTCTCCCGCGCTTTCACGGCCTGGACGGCGGCTTGGCAGGAAGGCCGGGCAGCGACGCAGCCGCAAGCCAAGGCGCTGATTGACCGCGCCGTGGGCGAGCTGGCGCGGATGCATGCCCGCGTAGGGCATGAGGAAGAGCTGAAAGCGCTGTTGACGGATATCGGCGACCGACCGATTTCCGGTTCGGCGACGGAGATGATTACCGGCGCTCGTGAGGGCGCAGCCCAGATGCACAACAAGCCGGGAGAGGCGTTTCTCTGCGGCTCGAAGGCGCTGGTGAATCTATTGATGTCGCGAAAGGCCGACTTGAATAAGATTGGCTTTATCGGTGAGGTGAAATCCGGCCCGCATGGATTTTCGTTCGACCAAGTGGCGGCGCTTGCTGACAAGGCGGAGCTTTCCTATCGGCTCGTTCATCGAGAGCCGGGGCAGGAAATTCCGGTTCCTTCGGTCGTGAATTGGAAGGTGAAGCACTACGCTGCGATTGTCAGCGAAGATAATGGGAGGTTCCACGTCAAAGACCCGACTTTCGGCGGCGACCTTTTGATTAGCCGGAATGCCATTGATGCGGAGAGCAGCGGATATTTCTTAGTGCCGACTGATGCGGTTCAAGACCGCAAATGGCGGACTGTGGATATCGTGTCGCCGGAGGCGCGGCAAGTCTATGGAATGGGCTACACCAGTAGTTCGCAGTCGGGAACGACGGTTCCTTACGGGACTAAGATTAACGCCGATAGCGGAGTATCGGCGGAAGCGCCGACGGCAGCGCCGAAGTGCACCCACGGCATGTGCGGGGCGAATGCCCACAGCATGGCGGTTAGTCTGAATCTGACCGACACCCCGATTGGCTATCAGCCGCAAAAGGGGCCGGGTGTATTCGTGAGCCTGACCTATAATCAGCGGGAAGATAGCCAGCCCGCGACTTTCGGCTTTTTCAATGTTGGGCCGAAATGGACGATGAATACATTGTCCTATATTGAGGATGACCCGACTTCGGCTGGAAGCAGCGTTAGCCGCTATGTGGCGGGCGGCGGTTCAGTGAATTACTTCGGTTATGTTGGGTCGTACGTCCCCATAACTTACAGTTCGACTACCGGACTTTTTACGCCGGAGGAAACGACGCAGGCGGTGCTGAAGCGTGTTCCGGCTACCGGTACGCTGACGCAATATGAGCTTAACTTCCCTGGAGGCGGCCAGCATATCTATGCAGCGGTGGATGGGGCGACGACTTCCCCGCGCCGCGTGTTCCTGACGCAAATTCAGGATGCCTGGGGTAACGCCTTGACCTTCACCTATGATGGTCAGTTGCGCTTGACCACGATAACGGACGCGACGGGACGCGATACGACTTTCAGTTACGGCGCGACTGACCCGTTGCTTGTGACTGGAGTCGAGGATCCGTTCGGGCGGACGGTGGCATTGGCCTATGATGGTAGTGGGAGACTCGATTCCATTACCGATGTCATCGGGATTACTTCATCGTTCAGTTACGATGGCGGCGGTCTCGTGGATGCAATGACGACGCCCTACGGAACGAGCAGTTTCGTTTTTGGGACGAATACCGATCCTTACGGCAATCCGACGACTCGTTATCTGGAAATAACCGATCCGATGAACTTCACGGAACGGCTTGAATATCGGCACGAGGCGCCGGGAATTGCATCAAGGGATGATGAGGCCATCATTCCCGAGAGTGCGGCGTATCCTTTTCCGAGCTTCTATTACTTCTTTTACAGCAATAATTTCTACACGAATCACGAGCGCAACTCTTACTTTTGGGACAAGCATGTCTATCCCACCTACGGAACGGGAGGCGGTAAAGACTATACGAAGGCGCTGCGAATGCACTGGCTGCACAATACCAGTGGGCAGACAGCTCCAATTGTGGAGACGGTCAAATATCCGCTCGAAAATCCTGTATGGTTCAATTATCTGGACGGCTACATCCGCGCCACGGGGTCTATCGATAAGCCTGCCAGCGTTGCTCGTGTGCTGGATGACGGAACGACGCATCTGATTGCCACAGACTACAATGTTATTGGCAAGCCGCTGACTGTGACCGACCCGCTGGGGCGGACGCTGAAATTCACTCATGCGGTGGGCGGCGTTGATACAACCAAGGTGGAGAGGCAAGTTTCATCGACGCCGACCTGGGTGACGTTGGCGCAGTTCGGGAGTTATACCAATCACCAGCCCGGCACTTACACCGACGCGGCGGGCGAAGTGACGAACTATGCCTACAACGCCGATGGGCAGCTCATCTACTCGACCGACGCGCTGAACCAAACGACGTTCCGGGAGTATGACGGATACGGAAGGCTGACGCGGGTGACGGTGCCCTATGCCGTCGCTTTTGGCAGCGTGACCTACGGTACGACGAACGCGCTGGCCGCGACGAAGGAGAGTTACAGTTACGACGCCTATGACCGGATTGGCACGCTGACGGACTCGGAAGGCCGCGCCGAGACGTACAGCTACAACGCGCTGGATATGCTGACTCAGGTCACCTATCCGGACAGCACGACGGATATCTACACCTACGACTCGACGCGAAAGCTGAATTTGAACAGCCACACTGACCGGCTCGGACGGACGACGAGCTATACTTACGATAATAATCAACGATTGCTCTCAGTCACCGAGCCGATCACCAGCGCGCCGCTCAGCAGAACGACGAGCTACACCTATTACGACAACGGCGCGCTTCACACGCTGACGGACGCGAACGGCAATGTGACGACGTGGGATATCGATGTCCAGAGTCGTCCGACAGTGAAGACTTTCCCTGATTCAACGACGGAGACTTACGCCTACGAAAACACCACGTCGCGGCTCAAGAGCGTGACGGATGCGCTAGGTCAAATCAAAACATACACCTACAACACGGCTGACGAACTGACGGGCATCGGCTACACGAACGAGGTGAACAGCACCCCGGACGTGACGTTCGCCTATGACACATGGTATCCGCGCCGGACATCGATGGTGGACGGCATCGGCACGACGGCGTGGAGCTATATCGCGGTGGGCACGGACGGCGCGCTGCAACTGCAAACCGAGAACGGCCCGTTCGCGTCGAACGACTCCATCACCTACACCTACGACGCGCTGGGAAGGGAGAGTACGCGCACGATATCCGGCGGCAATGAGAGCCTGACCTACGACACGCTGGGGCGGGTGGCGACGCATGTGAACAGCCTGGGCACGTTCACCTACGGCTACAACGGCAGCACGAGCCAGATGACGACGCGAACGCTGAACGGCACGAGCATCGGGACGACCTGGGCCTACGACACGAACACCAATGACCGAAGGCTGACGAGCATCACGAACGCGAACGGCCTCAGCGGCACCAGTAAGCCGAGGAACTACGCCTATACATGGAGCGGCGGCAATCCGTACAACGTGACGAGCGTCGCGGAGAGCAACGGGCCGTGGTCATCCCAAACATGGAGCTACAGCTACGACCTCAGCGACCGGCTCACGGCGGCAACGACCGGCAGCCCGACGAGCTGGAACTTCGCCTATACGCGGGACAAGCTGGACAACATCACGTCGCTGACGCGAAGCGCGGGCAGCGCGGGCGGCGGATGGACGAAGAGCGCGAACAACGTGAACCAGCTGACGGGAGCGGGCACGCCGACCTACGACGCGGCGGGAGAGGTAACGGACGACTACAAGCTGTACCGCCAGAGCTGGGACGCGGAACACCGGATGATAAAGGCGGAGTACAAGACAAGCTGGGGCGCGACCACCTACACGAGCCAGAAGACGGAGTTCAAATATGACGGCCTCGGACGCCGCACGGTAGAGACTGAATACGACAACACCGGCGCATTCTCATACGAGTGGCACTTCGCATGGTGCGGAGACGAGATATGCCAGGTGCGCTGGTCGTGGAGCGAAATCGTCGCGCGGCGGTATTTCCCGGAAGGGCAATACGCGCTGGATACGGGCAAGAAGCATGTGCACATGCCGGACATGCTTGGTTCGGTCAGAGACATCGTGAATGTGAGTACGAGTGCCGTAGACTTCTCAATTGACCACGGCCCCGACGGAGAAACCATAAGAACGAACGGGAGCGTCTGGCCGGACCATCATTTCGCAGGAATGTTCCAGGCTGGGCCATACAACGCCATTATGACCCGCTATCGCATTCTCGACCCGTTCTATCTGACCTGGCAGAGCCGAGACCCTATCGGAGAGGCAGGAGGTATTAACCTGTATGCGTACACGGGGGGTAATCCCATCATGCGAGTGGACAGGGATGGAAGGTTTTTCTTTCTTGTGCTTCTTGGATATAGTGTTGAAGCTGCATTAGCAGACTTGGCAGTCGTAGGAGGCATGGGCTGGGCAACGCACCAGTTGGAAATAAGGCACTTCCACACACAGTGTTTAGCGATAGTGGAGAACAGAAGACTGCGAAGCCTGAGGTGGAGCAAAAGCCGCAGGGTTGCCCCGCTGGCACAAAACCGATAA
- a CDS encoding helix-turn-helix transcriptional regulator produces MIISGRQIRGARGLLGWSMEDLADKTGVNRITIRQIENEDVQPQERTLASILTAFDKEGIEFQDNEGVCIRKHQMRSYSGKAGYRQLLDHVYETVKKGGRIRQFNFGDDRYFPLSDDSVVEHIRRMEEIEGLEARVLVQEGEIGTPVSYCSYRTLDAAYADMAPWYLYGDTLILPLTEGGNRRECVSIHSKQVAERYVREFDLFWNKGNKPSKKPRK; encoded by the coding sequence ATGATAATTTCAGGACGACAAATTCGCGGGGCGCGTGGTCTGCTTGGCTGGTCAATGGAAGACCTTGCCGACAAAACCGGGGTTAACCGCATTACCATCCGGCAAATCGAGAACGAAGATGTTCAGCCGCAGGAGCGGACGCTCGCCAGCATTTTGACGGCCTTCGATAAGGAGGGAATCGAATTTCAGGATAATGAAGGCGTCTGCATCCGCAAGCATCAGATGCGGTCATATAGCGGCAAAGCCGGATACCGCCAGTTGCTTGACCATGTCTATGAAACCGTCAAGAAAGGCGGGCGCATTCGCCAGTTCAATTTCGGCGATGATCGTTATTTTCCGCTGTCAGACGATTCCGTCGTCGAACATATCCGGCGCATGGAGGAGATCGAAGGGCTAGAGGCACGGGTTCTAGTTCAGGAAGGCGAGATAGGCACTCCCGTAAGCTATTGCAGCTATCGGACGCTGGACGCGGCGTATGCCGACATGGCTCCCTGGTATCTCTACGGCGACACCCTCATCCTGCCCTTAACCGAGGGTGGGAATAGACGGGAATGCGTTTCGATCCATTCCAAACAAGTGGCGGAACGCTATGTCCGCGAGTTCGATTTGTTCTGGAATAAGGGCAATAAGCCTTCAAAAAAGCCACGAAAGTAA
- the mobC gene encoding plasmid mobilization relaxosome protein MobC, which produces MSDMRLQFRSAAKEICQPVEQNTDNNKSYAQVAPSVEQQAVERKACGLKPEKSKAFRLAVRLSEYEREYVVRQAEKSCLTMSDYFRASILGPGYAVTIDPMKRQLLQDMLRELNRQGNNLNQIARLLNAGNMTPDHGERELARLTYALIAAQRAVREALAEGKTY; this is translated from the coding sequence ATGTCCGATATGCGGCTTCAATTTAGATCGGCAGCAAAAGAAATTTGTCAACCTGTCGAACAAAATACTGACAATAATAAAAGCTACGCGCAAGTTGCGCCTTCCGTCGAACAGCAAGCTGTCGAACGGAAAGCGTGCGGGCTAAAGCCCGAAAAATCAAAGGCCTTCCGGCTTGCCGTCCGGTTATCGGAATATGAGCGCGAATATGTTGTTCGACAGGCTGAAAAATCTTGTCTTACCATGAGCGATTATTTCCGGGCCTCCATATTGGGGCCGGGCTACGCCGTTACCATCGACCCAATGAAGCGGCAGTTGTTACAGGATATGCTGCGTGAATTGAACCGCCAGGGCAATAACCTGAACCAGATCGCCCGGCTCCTGAATGCCGGGAACATGACGCCGGATCATGGGGAACGGGAACTAGCGCGATTGACGTATGCGCTGATCGCGGCACAACGGGCCGTGCGCGAAGCCTTGGCCGAAGGCAAGACCTATTGA